A window of the Dioscorea cayenensis subsp. rotundata cultivar TDr96_F1 chromosome 14, TDr96_F1_v2_PseudoChromosome.rev07_lg8_w22 25.fasta, whole genome shotgun sequence genome harbors these coding sequences:
- the LOC120275562 gene encoding probable alpha,alpha-trehalose-phosphate synthase [UDP-forming] 7: MMSRSYTNLVDLATGNFSALSAAGAARPRRLSRVMTAPGPVSELDDEDRANSVSSDAPSSLAQDRIIIVANQLPVRARRRSDGRGWSLSWDEESLLLQLRDGLPDDMEVLYVGSLRSDSPIDPRDHDDLSQTLLDRFKCLPAFLPPDILEKFYHGFCKKLLWPLFHYLLPSPGAGGFDRGLWEAYVLANKVFAQKVIEIISPEDDYVWVHDYHLLALPSFLRRRFLRLRMGFFLHSPFPSSEIYRTLPVRLEILRSLLSCDLIGFHTFDYARHFLSCCSRMLGLEYQSRRGYVGLDYFGRTVGIKIMPVGVHMGQLQSALSFSDGEVRVDELRKQFEGKTVLLGVDDMDIFKGIDLKFLAFEQMLKLHPEWQGKAVLVQIANPARGKGRDLEEIQAEIEETCKRVNGQFGCDGYSPVVYVNRTVSLSERIAYYLIAECVVVTAVRDGMNLIPYEYIVCRQGMPGSEPQCMKKSMLVLSEFIGCSPSLSGAIRINPWNAEATAEAMNEAISMSEAEKQLRHEKHYRYVSTHDVGYWSRSFMQDMERTCRDHLKRRSWGIGLGFGFRVVALDPNFRKLNVDSIVSDYAKAKSRAIFLDYDGTVMPQTSINKTPNAEVISIINALCADSKNIVFIVSGRGRDCLGKWFLPCKKLGIAAEHGYFMRWNGEEDWETYGHDTDFGWIQMAQPVMKLYAETTDGSFLEAKESALVWHHQDADPDFGSSQAKEMLDHLENVLANEPVAVKRGQFIVEVKPQGVSKGIVSEKILSSMCDNGRKADFLLCIGDDRSDEDMFEGITRIVDKDMVAANTSVYACTVGQKPSKAKYYLDDTADVINMLQALAEASEPSPSSETNAEPSFSAEIKA, translated from the exons aTGATGTCCAGATCCTACACCAACCTCGTCGATCTCGCCACTGGGAACTTCTCCGCCCTCTCCGCCGCCGGGGCCGCCCGCCCACGCCGCCTCTCCCGTGTCATGACGGCCCCTGGCCCTGTCTCCGAGCTCGATGATGAGGACCGCGCTAACAGCGTCTCTTCCGATGCTCCCTCGTCCCTCGCCCAGGATCGCATTATCATCGTCGCCAATCAGCTTCCTGTTCGTGCCCGCCGCCGCTCCGACGGACGCGGCTGGTCCCTTTCCTGGGACGAAGAGTCCCTCCTTCTCCAGCTCCGTGATGGCCTCCCCGACGACATGGAGGTCCTTTACGTCGGCTCCCTCCGCTCCGACTCCCCCATTGACCCCCGCGACCACGACGACCTCTCCCAAACCCTCCTTGATCGATTCAAATGTCTCCCTGCTTTCCTCCCTCCTGATATCCTCGAGAAGTTCTACCATGGGTTTTGTAAGAAGCTTCTGTGGCCTCTCTTTCACTATCTGTTGCCATCGCCGGGGGCTGGCGGCTTTGATCGCGGGCTCTGGGAGGCCTATGTGCTCGCCAACAAGGTGTTCGCTCAGAAGGTCATCGAGATCATCAGCCCCGAGGATGACTACGTTTGGGTACACGATTACCATCTCCTTGCTCTCCCTTCCTTCCTTCGTCGCCGGTTCCTCCGGCTTCGCATGGGGTTCTTCCTCCATTCGCCGTTTCCTTCGTCTGAGATCTACCGTACTCTTCCTGTTCGTTTGGAGATTCTGCGGTCCCTTCTCAGTTGTGATCTTATTGGGTTCCATACCTTTGATTATGCGCGCCATTTCTTGTCCTGCTGCTCCCGGATGCTCGGTCTTGAGTACCAGTCTCGGCGAGGATATGTAGGCCTGGACTACTTTGGCCGCACGGTCGGGATCAAGATCATGCCTGTTGGTGTTCATATGGGGCAGCTTCAATCGGCTCTCTCGTTCTCTGATGGCGAGGTCCGGGTTGACGAGTTAAGGAAGCAGTTTGAGGGGAAGACTGTGCTTCTTGGTGTTGATGATATGGATATTTTCAAAGGGATTGATCTCAAGTTCTTGGCTTTCGAGCAGATGTTGAAGCTTCATCCTGAATGGCAGGGGAAGGCAGTTCTTGTTCAGATTGCGAATCCAGCGAGGGGCAAAGGCAGGGACTTGGAAGAGATCCAGGCTGAGATTGAGGAGACCTGCAAGAGAGTTAATGGCCAATTTGGTTGTGATGGTTATAGCCCTGTGGTGTATGTTAATCGTACAGTGTCTCTGAGTGAACGGATTGCATACTATTTGATTGCTGAGTGTGTTGTTGTCACTGCAGTGAGAGATGGGATGAATCTGATTCCTTATGAGTACATTGTCTGCAGGCAAGGGATGCCAGGGTCAGAGCCACAGTGCATGAAGAAGAGCATGCTAGTGTTATCAGAGTTCATTGGGTGCTCTCCATCACTAAGTGGCGCGATAAGGATCAATCCATGGAATGCTGAGGCCACAGCTGAGGCCATGAATGAGGCGATTTCAATGTCAGAAGCAGAGAAGCAGTTGCGGCACGAGAAGCACTACAGATATGTCAGCACCCATGATGTTGGATACTGGTCTCGGAGTTTCATGCAGGATATGGAGAGGACTTGCAGGGACCATTTGAAGAGGAGGTCTTGGGGGATTGGTCTTGGATTTGGATTTAGGGTAGTGGCTCTTGATCCGAATTTCAGGAAGCTCAATGTGGACTCAATTGTTTCAGACTATGCGAAAGCTAAGAGCAGGGCAATATTTTTGGACTATGATGGCACAGTGATGCCCCAAACATCTATTAACAAGACGCCTAATGCTGAAGTTATTTCGATTATTAATGCTCTTTGTGCAGATAGCAAGAATATTGTGTTCATTGTCAGTGGGAGAGGGAGAGACTGCTTGGGAAAATGGTTTTTGCCATGCAAAAAGCTTGGTATCGCAGCCGAGCATGGTTACTTCATGAG GTGGAATGGGGAGGAAGACTGGGAAACTTACGGACATGACACTGATTTTGGATGGATACAGATGGCCCAGCCAGTGATGAAATTGTATGCAGAAACCACTGATGGATCATTTCTTGAGGCTAAAGAAAGTGCTTTGGTATGGCACCATCAGGATGCTGACCCAGACTTCGGTTCTTCACAGGCAAAGGAGATGTTGGATCATTTGGAAAATGTGCTGGCCAATGAGCCAGTTGCTGTTAAGAGAGGCCAATTTATTGTGGAAGTGAAACCCCAG GGTGTTAGCAAAGGCATAGTTTCTGAGAAGATACTGTCATCAATGTGTGACAATGGGAgaaaagcggactttcttctaTGCATTGGTGATGACAGATCTGACGAGGACATGTTTGAAGGCATTACTCGGATTGTGGACAAGGATATGGTTGCTGCTAATACATCAGTGTACGCTTGCACTGTCGGGCAGAAGCCGAGCAAAGCCAAGTATTATCTGGATGACACTGCCGATGTCATAAACATGCTCCAAGCTCTTGCAGAAGCTTCCGAGCCATCTCCTTCTTCCGAGACAAATGCAGAGCCATCCTTTTCTGCCGAAATAAAGGCATAA
- the LOC120276498 gene encoding ER lumen protein-retaining receptor A-like, which translates to MNVFRLAGDMTHLISILILLLKIYATRSCSGISLKTQELYVIVFVARYLDLFTSFISIYNSVMKVVFVTCSIGIVWCMRFHPLVRRTYDKEQDTFRHYFLVAASFVLALLFHDSFTVREVFWAFSIYLEAVAILPQLVLLQRSGNVDNLTGQYVFFLGAYRAFYILNWIYRYFTEKHYSWWISWIAGFVQTALYADFFYYYFISWKNNSKLQLPA; encoded by the exons ATGAACGTCTTCCGCCTCGCCGGCGACATGACCCATCTCATCAGCATCCTCATCCTTCTCCTAAAGATATACGCCACCAGATCCTGCTCTG GGATTTCGTTGAAGACGCAGGAGCTGTATGTGATTGTTTTCGTAGCGCGGTACTTGGATCTGTTTACGAGTTTCATCTCGATCTACAACAGCGTGATGAAGGTGGTGTTTGTTACCTGTTCGATCGGCATTGTTTGGTGCATGCGTTTTCATCCACTGGTTCGGAGGACCTATGACAAGGAGCAGGATACGTTTCGGCACTACTTCCTCGTTGCGGCGAGCTTTGTCCTCGCGCTGCTTTTTCACGATAGTTTTACCGTCAGGGAG GTATTTTGGGCATTTTCCATATATTTGGAGGCTGTTGCAATCCTTCCTCAATTAGTTTTGCTACAGAGAAGTGGAAACGTGGACAACTTGACTGGacaatatgttttctttctcgg GGCCTATCGAGCATTTTATATCCTTAACTGGATTTATCGCTACTTTACAGAAAAGCATTACAGTTGGTGGATTT CATGGATCGCTGGTTTTGTCCAAACAGCTCTCTATGCAGACTTCTTCTATTACTACTTTATCAG CTGGAAAAACAATTCAAAGCTTCAGCTACCCGCTTGA